A genomic window from Vagococcus entomophilus includes:
- a CDS encoding S8 family serine peptidase, with amino-acid sequence MGKKRNKRVLQWYAKAMLAVLTFSTLGQGLPAVTSATTLSESTKTSSSYKTLKKENEENKKKIEKEEKQKLDANLKAQLEAKGFDTSTLKENGSENEQEVRMIVELSGNSASAKLGEATGSAKSVQAIDSASDKVIKSQSSVQKEVEKLTGNKVRQSFGYLVNGFSVDAKYSDLEKIKALDGVKNVTVATVYYPTSVDSNQLANVQQVWEKHKLKGEGMVVSIIDSGIDPSHKDLRLSDTTKEKISLEKSAASVSTLGYGKTFTDKVPYGHNYADNNNTIVDNNPGTDMHGMHVAGIVAANGEGDDPTKAVLGVAPEAQLLAMKVFPNNTRIATALNDDIIAAIEDSVKLGADVLNMSLGSVSGTVDANDPEQTAIRNAAEKGVLSVISAGNSATSTSNSTSGNPKNLFGTVDTSTVGSPGVATEALTVASSENTLLTSKGLTVYSVDDANNKTLEKIDSSTSPTGAIPFSNPTSADLSVLTTAHELVVAGVGKESDYDNLDVKGKIVLVKRGELTFSDKQKYAKARGAVGIMVYNNAANSAPVGMSIDDLDFLTIGLTQEDGENIVKLAQEKKGKFSFETGTYQFKNPDYGKMSDFSSWGPTPDLELKPEISAPGGEIYSLANNNNYQTMSGTSMSSPFVAGSEALIYQALKQSNTALSGINLINFAKVSTMNTATPMYDVNHSGSIISPRRQGAGQIKVDQAIENRTSLTDAADGDGALALKNIDTQKEFSVTLTNNDTKEATYKFSNFGGAYTESSTASGEVYDSLIDGATVSADQDTVKLAAGESKTVTIKLALPSSFAKNQFVEGYIQFTSDENPTLTMPYLGFYGNYGDAAVLDTPSYDSSSILGKGYFIDGSSYYLGLQDGQFNPDKNAISPDGDGYHDEAYPALYFLRNAESATYEVVDANGKVIRKLDEEKKIRKDYFNPSAGRFTTHYATGATWDGTVYNTKTGKAEVVKDGQYQMKITTKATVEGANAQTTYLPIKVDTQAPEISDMTFETVNGQQVLKLKVTDNLSGAYLKNIALLVNGVVKSYDVSKQTGETIEIPLDASQLPKDGSNKVALLVEDFAGNQGFKEQTIKQGTANNLLLFNLKEGQVITSATADYSDTTKSFTASGSYPKEAGTLYANGVEVNHDADTFDVDIPVDETTKTIVFSTDKEQKQVLKTINVEVHTTLPDLAITEPSTENVSVNATSYKLSGKAGQTVKKLMITNVATGEAKDITSAIQTDGTFTAEVGLVSGNNILVVYATDQYGNDEAKAVTVTNTQPATSTDKVVFDNIQTNNITAIGVGNKDYNEKESTYTVTGHLSQKVTHFTINGQEVSYDPDTLKFTYKLPVKQGKQSVAVYLQDDALNNGKPLVDEGYYVYVDTVLPSLDLDNLQVGDNGDYYVNTNQNPFHVTGHISDNFSGYKLSINNENVYTDTDYDYFNEDFFKGKAAANFDHAIQLQDGKNILTATLTDSMGNQQQKHIIVDYKKAELAVPTVTPDTKEVTNKEVVLTATAEQDATILYSLDGTNYAKYTEPLHVSSNQHVLFKAVDKYGNESAVNNYEVTNIVKEIAANPVVSVQYPKASKTTDTNKNSKVKNVASAKAAVTDDKTKEYPVVTIGYDKELSDAQKAYTFLQYSLDGGNTFNDYTVPFAVNKTTTVVAKAKDKAGNESKAVQVLVTVESETPTPTDPGTAETTLEPTSEPTSETTSETTSESTDTTSSQTETTSGSTDTTSGQTATTSEDKTSTTSDSSATNSSTQEGSSSTSTSTHSVAGNTTTSSAGKTSTKSGARGQTTSSLPQTGESKAKPILIICGLVLIGLAGYFFVKKKK; translated from the coding sequence ATGGGGAAAAAGAGAAATAAGCGTGTTTTGCAATGGTATGCAAAAGCAATGCTTGCAGTTTTAACTTTTAGCACATTAGGCCAGGGATTACCGGCTGTAACAAGTGCCACTACTTTGTCTGAGTCTACAAAAACAAGTAGTTCGTATAAAACGTTAAAAAAAGAGAATGAAGAAAATAAAAAGAAGATTGAAAAGGAAGAAAAACAAAAGCTTGATGCTAATTTAAAAGCTCAACTTGAAGCAAAAGGATTTGATACTAGCACTTTAAAAGAAAACGGCAGTGAGAACGAACAAGAAGTTAGAATGATTGTGGAACTTTCAGGGAATTCTGCTTCAGCAAAATTAGGAGAAGCAACTGGATCTGCTAAATCTGTACAAGCAATTGATTCAGCTTCTGATAAAGTGATTAAAAGTCAAAGTTCTGTTCAAAAAGAAGTTGAAAAATTAACTGGGAATAAAGTTCGCCAATCTTTTGGTTATTTAGTCAATGGATTCTCAGTAGATGCAAAATATAGTGATTTAGAGAAAATTAAGGCGCTTGATGGGGTTAAAAATGTTACTGTTGCAACAGTTTACTATCCAACATCCGTTGATTCTAACCAATTAGCAAATGTCCAACAAGTTTGGGAAAAACATAAGCTTAAAGGGGAAGGGATGGTTGTATCAATCATCGACTCTGGGATTGACCCATCACACAAAGATTTGCGTTTGTCTGACACCACTAAGGAAAAAATTTCTTTAGAAAAAAGTGCAGCATCAGTTAGCACGTTAGGTTACGGAAAAACATTTACAGATAAAGTGCCTTATGGTCACAACTATGCTGATAATAACAACACTATTGTTGACAATAACCCTGGAACAGATATGCACGGAATGCACGTGGCAGGGATTGTAGCAGCAAATGGTGAGGGAGATGATCCCACAAAAGCTGTGTTAGGGGTCGCACCAGAAGCACAATTACTTGCAATGAAGGTCTTTCCAAATAATACGAGAATTGCAACAGCATTAAATGATGATATCATTGCAGCAATTGAAGATTCAGTAAAATTAGGAGCAGATGTCTTAAATATGAGTCTTGGTTCTGTATCAGGAACTGTTGATGCCAATGATCCTGAACAAACAGCGATTCGTAATGCGGCTGAAAAAGGAGTTCTTTCAGTAATTTCTGCCGGAAATAGTGCCACAAGTACCTCTAATTCAACTTCTGGAAATCCTAAAAACTTATTCGGAACGGTTGATACAAGCACAGTTGGTTCACCAGGAGTGGCAACGGAAGCTTTAACGGTTGCTTCAAGTGAAAATACTTTACTAACAAGTAAAGGATTAACTGTTTATTCAGTAGATGATGCGAATAACAAAACATTAGAAAAAATTGATTCTTCTACTTCTCCAACAGGCGCGATTCCATTTTCTAATCCAACATCAGCTGATTTAAGTGTGCTAACTACTGCACATGAATTAGTCGTTGCAGGTGTAGGGAAAGAAAGTGACTATGATAACTTAGATGTAAAAGGAAAAATCGTTCTTGTCAAACGTGGAGAATTAACCTTCTCTGATAAACAAAAATATGCAAAAGCTCGTGGAGCAGTTGGAATCATGGTCTACAACAATGCAGCGAATAGTGCTCCTGTAGGCATGTCCATTGATGATTTAGATTTCTTAACAATCGGTTTGACACAAGAAGATGGTGAAAATATTGTCAAATTGGCTCAAGAGAAAAAAGGAAAATTCAGTTTCGAAACTGGAACTTACCAATTTAAGAACCCAGACTATGGAAAAATGTCTGACTTTAGTTCTTGGGGTCCAACACCAGATTTAGAATTGAAACCAGAAATTTCAGCTCCTGGGGGAGAAATTTATTCCTTAGCCAACAATAACAATTACCAAACAATGAGTGGAACTTCGATGTCATCACCATTTGTTGCTGGTTCAGAAGCCTTAATTTATCAAGCATTAAAACAAAGCAATACGGCATTATCTGGAATTAATCTAATTAATTTTGCCAAAGTTTCAACGATGAATACTGCAACACCAATGTATGATGTTAACCACAGTGGCAGCATCATATCTCCAAGAAGACAAGGAGCAGGTCAAATTAAGGTGGATCAAGCAATTGAAAACCGTACGAGTTTGACAGATGCTGCTGATGGTGATGGAGCATTGGCACTTAAAAATATCGATACGCAAAAAGAGTTTTCTGTTACATTAACTAATAATGATACAAAAGAAGCAACTTACAAGTTTAGTAATTTTGGTGGGGCCTATACAGAGTCAAGTACAGCGAGTGGTGAAGTCTATGATAGCTTGATTGACGGTGCTACAGTTAGTGCAGACCAAGATACAGTAAAACTTGCTGCTGGTGAAAGTAAAACAGTTACAATCAAATTAGCACTTCCAAGCTCTTTTGCAAAAAATCAATTTGTTGAAGGGTATATTCAATTTACAAGTGATGAAAACCCAACATTGACTATGCCTTACTTAGGCTTTTATGGAAACTACGGAGATGCAGCTGTTCTTGATACACCAAGTTATGATAGCTCATCAATCTTAGGCAAAGGCTACTTTATTGATGGAAGTAGTTACTACTTAGGACTACAAGATGGTCAATTCAATCCAGATAAAAATGCAATTTCTCCTGATGGCGATGGCTACCATGATGAAGCTTATCCAGCACTTTATTTCTTAAGAAATGCTGAATCTGCTACTTATGAAGTTGTCGATGCAAACGGAAAAGTTATCCGTAAGTTAGATGAAGAAAAGAAAATTAGAAAAGATTATTTCAATCCGAGTGCGGGTCGTTTTACCACACATTATGCAACAGGTGCTACATGGGATGGAACTGTCTATAATACCAAAACTGGTAAAGCAGAAGTTGTAAAAGATGGCCAGTATCAAATGAAGATTACGACTAAAGCAACAGTTGAGGGAGCCAATGCTCAAACGACTTATCTGCCAATCAAAGTAGATACGCAAGCGCCAGAAATTTCTGATATGACGTTTGAAACTGTTAATGGACAACAAGTCCTAAAACTAAAAGTAACAGATAATTTATCAGGTGCTTACTTGAAAAATATTGCTCTTTTAGTGAATGGTGTCGTAAAATCATACGATGTTAGCAAACAAACTGGTGAAACAATTGAAATTCCTTTAGATGCTTCTCAATTACCAAAAGATGGTAGCAATAAAGTTGCCCTCCTAGTAGAAGACTTTGCTGGAAATCAAGGATTTAAAGAACAAACAATTAAACAAGGAACTGCCAATAATTTGTTACTCTTTAATTTAAAAGAAGGTCAAGTAATCACAAGTGCAACAGCAGATTACTCTGATACAACTAAATCATTTACAGCTTCTGGTTCTTATCCTAAAGAAGCTGGGACACTTTATGCTAATGGTGTAGAAGTAAATCATGATGCTGATACGTTTGATGTTGACATTCCAGTTGATGAAACGACTAAAACAATTGTCTTTTCAACAGATAAAGAACAAAAACAAGTACTTAAAACAATCAATGTTGAAGTACACACGACACTTCCTGACTTAGCTATCACAGAACCTAGCACAGAGAATGTTAGTGTGAATGCAACAAGTTACAAATTAAGCGGGAAAGCTGGACAAACTGTTAAAAAATTAATGATTACAAATGTAGCCACTGGAGAAGCAAAAGACATTACCTCTGCGATTCAAACAGATGGAACCTTTACAGCAGAAGTAGGACTTGTTTCAGGTAATAACATTCTTGTTGTTTATGCAACTGACCAATATGGTAATGATGAAGCAAAAGCTGTTACGGTAACCAACACACAGCCAGCGACATCAACGGATAAAGTGGTCTTTGACAACATTCAAACGAATAATATAACCGCTATCGGTGTAGGAAACAAAGACTACAACGAAAAAGAATCTACTTATACTGTAACTGGACATTTGAGTCAAAAAGTTACACACTTTACAATTAATGGGCAAGAAGTTTCATATGATCCAGATACACTAAAATTCACGTATAAATTACCTGTAAAACAAGGGAAACAAAGCGTGGCGGTTTACCTTCAGGATGATGCATTAAACAATGGAAAACCATTAGTGGATGAAGGATACTACGTTTATGTTGATACGGTGTTACCATCTCTAGACTTGGATAATTTACAAGTAGGGGATAATGGTGATTACTATGTAAATACAAATCAAAATCCGTTCCACGTAACAGGTCATATTTCTGATAACTTCTCAGGTTACAAATTATCAATAAACAATGAAAATGTTTATACAGATACAGACTATGACTACTTTAACGAAGACTTCTTTAAAGGAAAAGCTGCTGCTAATTTCGATCATGCGATCCAATTGCAAGATGGGAAAAATATTTTAACCGCAACATTAACAGATAGCATGGGAAATCAACAACAAAAACACATTATTGTTGACTACAAAAAAGCAGAGCTAGCTGTACCAACCGTAACACCTGATACAAAAGAAGTAACGAATAAAGAAGTCGTACTCACTGCAACTGCAGAACAAGATGCAACGATTCTTTATAGCTTAGACGGTACAAACTATGCGAAATATACAGAACCACTTCACGTATCAAGTAATCAACATGTTTTATTTAAGGCAGTTGACAAATACGGAAATGAATCTGCTGTCAATAATTATGAAGTGACAAATATTGTCAAAGAAATTGCAGCAAATCCTGTAGTCTCTGTACAATATCCAAAAGCTTCAAAAACAACAGATACAAACAAAAATAGCAAAGTTAAAAATGTAGCCTCAGCAAAAGCGGCAGTAACAGATGACAAAACAAAAGAATATCCAGTTGTTACAATTGGCTATGATAAAGAATTGTCTGATGCACAAAAAGCTTACACATTCTTGCAATATAGTCTTGATGGTGGCAATACCTTTAACGACTATACCGTACCATTCGCTGTAAATAAAACCACAACCGTGGTCGCTAAAGCGAAAGATAAAGCAGGAAATGAAAGTAAAGCGGTACAAGTTTTAGTTACAGTTGAAAGTGAAACACCTACTCCAACTGACCCAGGTACAGCTGAAACAACACTTGAACCAACATCTGAACCAACATCTGAAACAACATCTGAAACAACATCTGAATCCACAGATACAACTAGTAGCCAAACAGAAACAACTTCTGGCTCAACAGATACAACAAGTGGACAAACAGCAACAACATCAGAAGATAAAACTTCAACAACAAGTGATAGTAGTGCAACGAATTCTTCTACGCAAGAAGGAAGCAGTTCAACTTCAACTTCTACGCACTCAGTGGCAGGGAATACTACGACTAGCTCCGCTGGGAAAACAAGTACAAAATCAGGGGCAAGAGGTCAAACAACTAGTTCGCTTCCGCAAACTGGTGAATCAAAAGCAAAACCAATCTTAATCATTTGTGGGCTTGTATTAATTGGGCTTGCAGGATACTTCTTTGTGAAAAAGAAAAAATAA
- a CDS encoding helix-turn-helix domain-containing protein, whose product MEVGKALKMIRTSKNLTQKSVAEGIMTRAHYANVEAGKIFPAIDKVLDILKKFNVSAPEFFFIVEGYKMSEEQNLFSEVSIAWNLNNIEKLKEIQQSLRMVSKAEQRNQHYRLILNLVDGLIYQREPNYNEEKLNEILQPIKDYLTSLDTWYVFDLHMFNNILYIFQKEDIRKLSQILLEMIKKYENYPNMYQLNLAILSNLGSLFLDAEEYEEASFYMKEAIKFSEKKMYLYERLINEINLIICNFYLKKHTQVETTQALDKKLWVLKELGYESLVNQIKIEINQKYSEICV is encoded by the coding sequence ATGGAAGTCGGCAAAGCATTAAAAATGATTCGAACATCAAAAAATTTGACACAAAAATCAGTAGCAGAGGGTATTATGACACGAGCGCACTATGCGAACGTTGAAGCAGGAAAAATCTTTCCAGCAATTGATAAAGTCTTGGATATTTTGAAGAAGTTTAACGTATCAGCACCAGAGTTTTTCTTTATTGTAGAGGGGTACAAAATGTCAGAGGAGCAAAACCTGTTTTCAGAAGTATCTATTGCTTGGAATCTAAATAACATTGAAAAGCTTAAAGAAATTCAGCAAAGTCTTAGAATGGTAAGTAAGGCTGAGCAGAGAAATCAACATTATCGACTGATTTTGAATTTAGTCGATGGATTAATCTACCAAAGAGAGCCTAATTATAATGAAGAAAAGTTAAATGAAATATTACAGCCAATTAAAGACTATTTGACTTCATTGGATACATGGTATGTTTTTGATTTACACATGTTTAACAACATCTTATACATATTTCAAAAAGAAGACATTAGAAAACTATCACAAATTTTGTTAGAGATGATTAAAAAATATGAAAATTATCCCAATATGTACCAGTTGAATTTAGCGATTCTGTCAAATTTAGGTTCTTTATTTTTGGATGCTGAGGAATATGAGGAAGCAAGTTTTTATATGAAAGAGGCCATAAAGTTCTCAGAGAAAAAAATGTATCTTTATGAGCGATTGATTAATGAGATCAATTTAATTATTTGCAATTTTTATTTAAAGAAACATACTCAAGTAGAAACAACTCAAGCATTAGACAAAAAATTGTGGGTTTTGAAAGAATTAGGCTATGAATCTTTAGTAAATCAAATAAAAATAGAAATAAATCAAAAATATTCTGAAATATGTGTATAA
- a CDS encoding PTS sugar transporter subunit IIC codes for MGQTDTFLDKFSNKLMPIAEKLNQNRYLAAIRDGFFACMSIIIIGSMFLIFPNFPYQGFIDFMNSIFGDTWILFCNRAYDMSVNIMTIFVIIGISRSLAKFYKVDSISAVISSLTAFFILTPTITDSADKASLGLPMANFGAAGLFLGIISTILACEIVRLVLQRGWKIKMPDSVPENVSKSFEALIPAVFVIVIYLFIFFGFRATPYGTAHNFIFKILQTPLTSLGSTLPATLIVQVLATLLFSFGLHGPNIVGSVMTPIWTALTVENSQAFKAGTALPNIINAQFDANYVKLGGCGTTIGLAILLLFFAKSKQFKALGKLSFAPSIFNINEPLIFGFPIVLNPIMMIPFILSPIIFASLTYFVVNIGLVPIANGINIPWTMPPILAGLFIGGWRGAVWQVVEILLSIAWYYPFFKMADAQSLKTESEMSQ; via the coding sequence ATGGGCCAAACTGATACATTTTTGGACAAGTTTTCTAATAAACTGATGCCAATCGCTGAAAAACTGAACCAAAATCGTTACCTAGCTGCAATTCGTGATGGATTTTTTGCCTGTATGTCAATCATTATCATCGGTTCCATGTTCTTAATTTTCCCAAATTTTCCTTATCAGGGTTTTATTGATTTTATGAATTCAATCTTTGGTGATACTTGGATTTTATTTTGTAATCGTGCTTACGATATGTCCGTTAATATTATGACAATTTTCGTTATTATCGGGATTTCTAGGAGTCTAGCCAAGTTTTATAAAGTAGACAGCATCTCTGCTGTGATCTCTTCACTAACTGCCTTTTTTATTCTAACACCTACTATAACAGACTCTGCTGACAAAGCATCACTGGGTCTTCCAATGGCCAATTTTGGTGCTGCAGGATTATTCCTAGGAATCATTTCAACTATTTTAGCCTGTGAGATTGTTCGTCTAGTTTTACAACGAGGATGGAAAATCAAAATGCCTGATTCTGTTCCAGAAAACGTATCGAAATCTTTTGAAGCACTAATTCCTGCCGTTTTTGTTATTGTTATTTATCTCTTTATCTTCTTTGGCTTTCGTGCTACTCCTTATGGTACCGCACACAATTTTATCTTTAAGATTTTACAAACTCCACTGACTTCCTTAGGTTCAACACTTCCTGCTACCCTGATTGTGCAAGTTTTGGCTACTTTGTTATTTTCCTTTGGCCTACATGGACCCAACATTGTTGGTTCTGTCATGACACCAATCTGGACTGCACTGACCGTTGAAAACTCACAAGCATTCAAAGCAGGAACCGCCTTACCTAATATTATTAATGCTCAGTTTGATGCAAATTACGTCAAGCTTGGTGGCTGTGGGACTACAATTGGTTTAGCAATTTTATTATTATTTTTTGCCAAATCGAAACAGTTTAAAGCACTCGGTAAGCTTTCTTTTGCACCAAGTATCTTTAATATTAATGAACCTTTGATTTTTGGTTTTCCAATCGTACTTAATCCAATCATGATGATTCCCTTTATTCTCTCTCCAATCATTTTTGCATCCTTGACCTATTTCGTAGTCAACATTGGACTAGTCCCGATTGCCAATGGGATCAACATTCCCTGGACAATGCCTCCCATCTTAGCGGGATTATTTATTGGGGGATGGCGCGGTGCCGTATGGCAAGTCGTTGAAATTTTGCTGTCAATTGCTTGGTATTATCCATTTTTCAAAATGGCGGACGCTCAATCACTCAAAACAGAATCCGAAATGAGTCAATAG
- a CDS encoding YdcF family protein, producing the protein MAWFFLILMMGSFLIFIISYLRERRKLINGFFFNVFLIFFFFEIIGILVQFEQHSIFSLMLLFIAVLLLFVLLFGVFGLIFFLFWNSRVVRKKESVSLANLLTFILASGLSVWWIFVIVVPSNALPKPIELILGIIPIITFYFLCGFFNYLSAAFVYQFPKPKYNQDFLVVLGSGLIDGDRVSPLLASRIDKAIEFYKKQVSATEKKAKLIFSGGQGSDEKISEGLAMANYARSKGISEDQFWIEDQSKTTYENMLFSKKLLSAAGMQDSQGLFFTNNYHVFRASLFAKAAGLCAQGVGAKTAFYFLPNALIREYIAIVMLRKKRHLFIVGLLAVAIIARIVLYYISKN; encoded by the coding sequence ATGGCTTGGTTTTTTTTGATTTTGATGATGGGTAGTTTTTTGATTTTTATAATTTCATATTTAAGAGAGCGAAGAAAATTAATCAATGGATTCTTTTTTAATGTATTTCTTATTTTTTTCTTTTTTGAAATAATAGGAATCCTCGTTCAATTTGAACAACATTCCATTTTTTCTTTAATGTTACTTTTTATAGCAGTTCTTTTATTGTTTGTTTTATTGTTTGGTGTTTTTGGACTAATTTTCTTTTTGTTTTGGAATTCAAGAGTGGTAAGAAAAAAAGAAAGTGTCTCGCTTGCTAATTTGTTGACCTTTATTTTAGCAAGTGGATTATCAGTTTGGTGGATTTTTGTGATTGTGGTCCCTTCAAATGCATTGCCTAAACCGATTGAACTGATTCTGGGTATTATCCCAATTATAACTTTTTACTTTCTTTGTGGTTTTTTTAATTATTTAAGTGCTGCTTTTGTTTACCAGTTTCCTAAGCCAAAGTATAATCAAGATTTTTTGGTGGTATTAGGTAGTGGGCTAATTGATGGGGATCGAGTTTCACCATTACTTGCAAGTAGAATTGACAAAGCAATTGAGTTTTATAAGAAACAAGTGTCGGCAACTGAAAAAAAGGCAAAACTTATTTTTTCTGGTGGTCAGGGATCGGATGAAAAAATATCAGAAGGGTTGGCTATGGCTAATTATGCAAGGAGCAAAGGGATTTCAGAGGATCAGTTTTGGATAGAAGATCAGTCAAAAACCACTTATGAAAATATGCTATTTTCAAAAAAATTGCTGAGTGCTGCTGGGATGCAGGACAGTCAAGGATTGTTTTTCACGAACAACTATCATGTGTTTAGAGCAAGTTTATTTGCAAAAGCTGCAGGATTATGTGCACAGGGAGTGGGAGCAAAAACTGCTTTCTATTTTTTACCGAATGCCTTGATTAGAGAGTATATCGCAATTGTCATGTTGCGCAAGAAAAGGCATCTATTTATTGTAGGCTTGTTAGCAGTCGCTATTATTGCTCGCATTGTGCTTTACTATATTAGTAAAAATTAA